The Eriocheir sinensis breed Jianghai 21 chromosome 49, ASM2467909v1, whole genome shotgun sequence genome has a segment encoding these proteins:
- the LOC126981857 gene encoding uncharacterized protein LOC126981857 — protein MWSGAARVWAVGVVCAVLGVREGHAACTMAEFPCRSKQCISLDRYCDGRRDCEDNSDEPSGCSPCNRTYYGRVGATYRLHIPRPRRGTLPHFCQLTFIASGDTYGDLVQLSIEKFTLGRFVSHTSAGCPDGYMQIEELSRPLNSGYWCGTAWGHNVFYSETSAITVMLRVFNLTDDAPSANPAAYSPQEDVMLGVSYRFLRKERAVLRYGAPYSPTYRGEDVPNTFCDKVFENCDKKNCKVQSPNFPGMYPRNLTCHYRLSQTRVPDGKVALIRVRQRNPHLIYIKDRNAPHLSRERKLQVGSACHVLHDYLVAYDGNSTRAAVLATLCKGGAILSGITSSGPHLLLVFHASPFDFPFQDSPRRRTFGFELDVEVEFVDRESTAYIREGAACNYTVSSRGQRSGYVQSPVHSLLANTTCWWRLLAGSTEVVWLYFLHYRHVHHPEMPTPAHCSNTLTITDGDAIVDPAPAPAPGTALALDDADNATLNISIAEEAPPAATVIGTFCRPDHLPRVCSGVHAPGPHAAPCLPGESYVSASPALTLSLRYAAGTAPAHVEFLARYEFVDKRQWGTPTPGGGPCDRTFTVQPDRLFASPRDVFLFGRGGARKLRCVYTFRAGPRQRVGLRILRARMGSGCGTRYRQASHRYECSHEGAGDQPAIWLSEEPWEGVPLVRACLCNVSHERPFTLTSYTRQVRLTFSVPVMTPAADYNDFFLEGEYSLLPAAPECRRSARRLAGRHGNFTVGAAARRDLCAALPRLVTAADGSFLFLRVRGHAASEDNCGAATRINVYAVGGLAPLASICPDARLDYTHVFSSGWRGANDTAQQKVSAADLWSGAAAGSGGSLHLGQSHYYYHRQQQQQAAAAERQQRGRPSQRQRQQASRDLVVEFVGNGSERVMVSWVGVWRPMQTAPLSPVGVDLCPHRCPQIEACLPADLWCDGSVHCPSGLDEGAAACGLLAALPWVYLGAGGVLAVSLLALLAAVVVHRRRLHALKRQEEAAAAVANNSHGLKSTTQDFLLPPDKDSW, from the exons ATGTGGAGCGGGGCGGCACGCGTGTGGGCGGTGGGCGTGGTGTGCGCCGTGCTGGGCGTGCGGGAGGGCCATGCGGCGTGCACCATGGCGGAGTTCCCGTGCCGCAGCAAGCAGTGCATTAGTCTCGACCGGTACTGCGACGGCCGGCGAGACTGCGAGGACAACAGCGACGAGCCCTCCGGCTGCTCGC cGTGCAACAGGACCTACTACGGGCGAGTGGGCGCTACCTATCGGCTGCACATCCCACGGCCGCGACGGGGAACGCTGCCGCACTTCTGCCAGCTCACTTTCATCGCCTCGGGGGACACTTACGGCGACCTGGTGCAGCTCAGCATTGAAAAGTTCACCCTCGGCAG GTTCGTGTCGCACACCTCGGCGGGCTGCCCCGACGGCTACATGCAGATCGAGGAGCTGAGCCGCCCCCTGAACAGCGGCTACTGGTGCGGCACGGCGTGGGGCCACAACGTGTTCTACTCCGAGACCTCGGCCATCACGGTGATGCTGCGCGTCTTCAACCTCACCGACGACGCCCCCAGCGCTAACCCCGCGGCCTATTCTCCGCAGGAGGACGTCATGCTGGGCGTGTCCTACAGGTTCCTGAGGAAGGAACGCGCGGTGCTGCGCTACGGTGCGCCCTACAGCCCCACCTACCGCGGCGAGGACGTGCCCAACACCTTCTGCGACAAGGTCTTCGAGAACTGCGACAAGAAGAACTGCAAGGTACAGTCCCCGAACTTCCCGGGCATGTACCCGCGCAACCTGACCTGCCACTACCGCCTCAGCCAGACCCGCGTGCCCGACGGCAAGGTGGCGCTGATCCGCGTGCGGCAGCGCAACCCGCACCTCATCTACATCAAGGACCGCAACGCGCCGCACCTGTCCCGCGAGAGGAAGCTGCAGGTGGGCTCGGCGTGCCACGTGCTGCACGACTACCTGGTGGCCTACGACGGGAACAGCACGCGCGCCGCCGTGCTGGCCACGCTGTGCAAGGGCGGCGCGATCCTCAGCGGCATCACCTCCAGCGGGCCCCACCTGCTGCTCGTCTTCCACGCCTCGCCCTTCGACTTCCCCTTCCAGGACTCGCCGCGCCGCCGCACCTTCGGCTTCGAGCTGGACGTCGAGGTGGAGTTCGTGGACAGGGAGAGCACGGCGTACATCCGCGAGGGCGCCGCCTGCAACTACACAGTGAGCAGCCGCGGCCAGCGCAGCGGGTACGTGCAGTCCCCCGTGCACTCCCTGCTGGCCAACACCACCTGCTGGTGGCGCCTGCTGGCCGGCAGCACCGAGGTGGTGTGGCTCTACTTCCTCCACTACCGCCACGTCCACCACCCGGAGATGCCCACGCCCGCCCACTGCtccaacaccctcaccatcaccgaCGGGGACGCTATCGTGGACCCCgcgcccgcccccgcccccggcACCGCCCTCGCCCTGGACGACGCCGATAACGCGACGCTCAACATCAGCATAGCGGAGGAGGCGCCGCCCGCCGCCACGGTGATCGGCACCTTCTGCCGCCCCGACCACCTACCGCGCGTGTGCTCGGGCGTGCACGCGCCGGGGCCGCACGCCGCGCCGTGCCTGCCGGGCGAGAGCTACGTGTCCGCCTCGCCGGCGCTCACGCTGTCCCTGCGGTACGCGGCGGGCACGGCGCCGGCACACGTGGAGTTCCTGGCGCGCTACGAGTTCGTGGACAAGCGGCAGTGGGGGACGCCCACCCCCGGCGGCGGCCCCTGCGACCGCACCTTCACGGTACAGCCAGATCGGCTCTTCGCCTCGCCGCGGGACGTGTTCCTCTTCGGCCGCGGCGGTGCGCGCAAGCTGCGCTGCGTGTACACGTTCCGCGCTGGGCCGCGACAGCGCGTGGGGCTTCGCATCCTGCGGGCCAGGATGGGCTCAGGCTGCGGCACGCGGTACCGCCAGGCCTCGCACCGCTACGAGTGCTCGCACGAGGGCGCGGGGGACCAGCCGGCCATCTGGCTGAGCGAGGAGCCGTGGGAGGGTGTGCCGCTGGTGCGCGCCTGCCTGTGCAACGTCTCACACGAGCGGCCCTTCACGCTGACGTCGTACACGCGGCAGGTGCGGCTCACCTTCAGCGTGCCCGTCATGACGCCCGCCGCGGACTACAACGACTTCTTCCTGGAAGGCGAGTACTCGCTGCTGCCCGCCGCGCCGGAGTGCCGGCGCAGCGCGCGCCGCCTCGCGGGCCGCCACGGCAACTTCACCGTGGGCGCCGCCGCGCGCCGCGACCTCTGCGCCGCCCTGCCGCGCCTCGTCACCGCCGCCGATGGCTCCTTCCTGTTCCTGCGCGTGCGCGGCCACGCCGCCTCCGAAGACAACTGCGGCGCGGCGACGCGCATCAACGTGTACGCCGTCGGCGGCCTGGCACCCCTGGCCTCCATCTGCCCCGACGCGCGCCTAGACTACACGCACGTGTTTAGCAGCGGCTGGCGCGGCGCCAACGACACGGCGCAGCAGAAAGTGTCGGCGGCAGACCTGTGGAGCGGCGCAGCGGCGGGCAGCGGCGGCAGCCTGCACCTGGGCCAgagccactactactaccaccgccaacagcagcagcaggcggcggcggcggagcggCAGCAGCGGGGGCGGCCCAGCCAGCGGCAGCGGCAGCAGGCGTCGCGGGACCTGGTGGTGGAGTTCGTGGGCAACGGCAGCGAGCGCGTCATGGTGTCGTGGGTGGGCGTGTGGCGGCCCATGCAGACGGCGCCGCTGTCCCCCGTGGGCGTGGACCTGTGTCCGCACCGCTGCCCGCAGATCGAGGCGTGCTTGCCCGCCGACCTGTGGTGCGACGGCTCCGTGCACTGCCCCTCCGGCCTGGACGAGGGCGCGGCGGCGTGCGGGCTGCTGGCGGCGCTGCCCTGGGTGTACCTCGGCGCGGGCGGCGTGCTGGCCGTGTCACTGCTGGCGCTGCTGGCGGCCGTGGTGGTGCACCGCCGCCGCCTGCACGCCCTCAAgcggcaggaggaggcggcggcggcggtggccaACAACAGCCACGGCCTCAAGAGCACCACGCAGGACTTCCTCCTCCCGCCCGACAAGGACTCGTGGTGA